The Planktothrix tepida PCC 9214 genome has a segment encoding these proteins:
- the cbiB gene encoding adenosylcobinamide-phosphate synthase CbiB, whose protein sequence is MTDFNSLIILFIAAGLDYLIGDPQSWFHPVQGMGWVITHYTQFFFKHLNQPIMLRIAGVFLTLIVVLGSALTAALIGYGVQALVVQFPWNPILSIAVESILLASCFAGRSLRDAAEDVLYWIDQKDLVTARQRLSRYVGRDTESLSESEILRAVLETVTENATDGVMAPLFYALIGALFPVVGSVPLAFAYKAASTLDSMVGYREALYNDIGWFSAKLEDVLTWLPCRLTVIIIAILSGKPKSVLNICQRDAVFDPSPNAGWSECAYAAALGVQLGGKNSYRGVIKHKPLLGDPQQPITSTTIEHALQLTRYSFLIALGLFAGGFILWGLGK, encoded by the coding sequence ATGACGGATTTTAATTCCCTGATCATTTTATTCATTGCTGCTGGATTAGATTATCTCATTGGAGATCCCCAAAGTTGGTTTCATCCAGTGCAGGGGATGGGGTGGGTAATTACTCACTATACGCAATTTTTCTTTAAACACTTAAACCAACCCATAATGCTTCGGATTGCAGGGGTATTCCTCACCCTGATTGTCGTGTTAGGGAGTGCCTTGACAGCGGCTTTAATTGGATATGGTGTGCAAGCATTAGTCGTTCAATTTCCCTGGAATCCAATTTTGAGCATTGCAGTAGAAAGTATCCTCTTGGCCAGTTGTTTTGCGGGTCGAAGTTTAAGGGATGCCGCCGAGGATGTTCTGTACTGGATTGATCAAAAAGATTTAGTCACGGCTCGTCAACGATTAAGCCGTTATGTGGGTCGAGATACTGAAAGCCTATCCGAGTCAGAAATCCTTAGAGCCGTTTTAGAAACGGTCACAGAAAATGCCACCGATGGTGTCATGGCTCCTTTATTTTATGCCCTAATTGGTGCGCTATTTCCAGTTGTGGGTAGTGTCCCTCTTGCTTTTGCTTACAAAGCCGCTAGTACCCTCGATTCTATGGTGGGTTATCGAGAAGCACTTTACAACGATATCGGATGGTTTAGTGCCAAATTAGAAGATGTTTTAACGTGGCTTCCCTGTCGATTAACGGTAATCATAATTGCTATCTTATCAGGAAAACCTAAATCTGTTTTAAACATTTGTCAACGAGATGCGGTTTTTGATCCGAGTCCGAATGCCGGATGGAGTGAATGTGCTTATGCTGCCGCTTTAGGAGTACAACTCGGAGGAAAAAATTCCTATCGCGGGGTGATCAAACACAAACCTTTATTGGGAGATCCCCAACAACCGATTACATCTACCACAATTGAACACGCATTACAACTGACTCGATATAGTTTTTTAATCGCGTTAGGATTATTTGCAGGAGGATTTATCCTTTGGGGCCTGGGAAAATAA
- the pyrR gene encoding bifunctional pyr operon transcriptional regulator/uracil phosphoribosyltransferase PyrR, whose product MTKIVEILSATELRRTLNRMASQIIEKYGDLENLVLLGIYTKGVPLAKLLAHQIEVLEQVSVSVGALDITFYRDDLDQVGMRTPEKTTIPFDLTGKTVVLVDDVIYKGRTIRAALNAVIDYGRPETIGLAVLVDRGHRQLPIHPDFIGKILPTAKEEQVKVYLEDLDGRDAVELLSPSS is encoded by the coding sequence ATGACAAAAATAGTTGAAATTCTATCGGCGACTGAACTCCGGCGAACCCTGAACCGAATGGCTTCCCAAATTATAGAAAAATATGGGGATTTAGAAAATTTAGTTTTATTGGGAATCTATACCAAGGGGGTTCCCTTAGCGAAACTTTTGGCTCACCAAATTGAGGTCTTAGAACAGGTTTCGGTTTCTGTGGGTGCGTTAGATATTACGTTTTATCGAGATGATTTGGATCAAGTCGGAATGCGAACTCCTGAAAAAACCACCATTCCCTTTGACTTGACGGGGAAAACCGTTGTTTTAGTTGATGATGTCATTTATAAAGGGAGAACCATTCGCGCCGCCCTCAACGCCGTGATCGATTATGGCCGTCCTGAAACCATTGGGTTAGCTGTTCTTGTAGATCGAGGTCATCGTCAACTTCCCATTCACCCCGATTTTATTGGAAAAATACTCCCCACCGCCAAAGAAGAACAGGTAAAAGTTTATTTAGAAGACCTGGATGGACGAGATGCGGTTGAATTGTTGTCCCCGAGTTCTTAA
- the fni gene encoding type 2 isopentenyl-diphosphate Delta-isomerase: MSVSISPNTVPMDIASTQIESRKADHLRICLEEDVQFRQTTTGLERYHFTHCCLPDLNRSEIEITTSFLGKILGSPFLISSMTGGTQQAKLINHRLAAVAQHYNIAMGVGSQRVAVENPDVADTFAVRSLAPDILLFANLGAVQLNYQYGLEECRKTIDLLAADALILHLNPLQECIQTEGDTNFRGLLPKIEQLCAQLPVPVIAKEVGNGINAAMAKQLIEAGVAAIDVAGAGGTSWAKIEGERAQDPLQRRLGETFTNWGIPTADCISKIRELSPDIPLIASGGLRNGLEAAKAIALGANLAGLAWPFLQAAAESEAAVYTLVEILQAELITVLFCTNNRTLSELQTSGALTLEK; the protein is encoded by the coding sequence ATGTCTGTGTCAATTTCCCCGAATACTGTTCCGATGGATATTGCTTCTACTCAAATTGAAAGCCGCAAAGCAGATCACCTGCGGATTTGCTTAGAAGAAGATGTGCAGTTTCGACAAACAACAACGGGATTAGAACGTTATCATTTTACCCATTGTTGTTTACCGGATTTAAACCGCAGTGAAATTGAAATCACAACCTCGTTTTTAGGTAAAATATTAGGATCACCGTTCTTAATTTCCTCAATGACCGGGGGAACACAACAAGCAAAATTAATTAATCATCGGTTAGCGGCTGTCGCTCAACACTATAATATTGCAATGGGGGTGGGTTCCCAACGGGTAGCGGTAGAAAATCCTGATGTGGCTGATACTTTTGCCGTGCGATCCCTTGCTCCTGATATTTTACTCTTTGCCAATTTAGGAGCGGTGCAGTTAAATTATCAATATGGTTTAGAAGAATGTCGAAAAACCATTGATTTATTAGCAGCCGATGCCTTAATTTTACATCTTAATCCCTTACAAGAATGTATTCAAACCGAAGGCGATACCAACTTTAGAGGATTACTCCCTAAAATCGAACAATTATGTGCTCAACTTCCTGTTCCTGTGATTGCTAAAGAAGTCGGAAATGGGATTAATGCAGCCATGGCAAAACAATTAATCGAAGCCGGAGTTGCTGCCATTGACGTTGCAGGCGCAGGCGGCACATCTTGGGCTAAAATTGAAGGAGAACGCGCTCAAGACCCCTTACAACGTCGCCTAGGGGAAACCTTTACCAATTGGGGAATTCCAACGGCTGATTGTATTAGCAAAATTCGCGAACTTTCCCCCGATATTCCGTTAATTGCTTCCGGGGGATTACGCAATGGTTTAGAAGCGGCAAAAGCGATCGCCTTGGGTGCAAATTTAGCCGGGTTAGCATGGCCGTTTTTGCAAGCCGCTGCTGAGTCTGAAGCAGCCGTCTATACTTTAGTGGAAATTTTACAAGCTGAACTGATTACGGTTCTTTTTTGTACGAATAATCGTACCCTTTCTGAACTGCAAACATCAGGAGCATTAACTCTGGAAAAATAA
- the sppA gene encoding signal peptide peptidase SppA, whose product MKDFFKFTLASLLGNLIGLVLITTMGIGGLIFLIIMSASQDSGPQVKDKSVLVFDLSLSVSDTGPNPSTSEALQQALSENTSTEIQLRTLVQSIDQASKDKNIIALYLQGTNSPTSAGLANLKEIRQALQRFRDSGKTIIAYDMDWTAPEYYLASVANQVIVNPLGSLDIKGLSSQVMFLTGALEKYGIGVQVTRVGKYKSAVEPFLLKKLSPESRQQTQQLLGNIWGEWLRTIAPSRQVTPQQLQAFSNTEGILLANTALKGKLVDQIAYGDEVVTNFKKITGESPEEDKQFRQISITSYSKLPDVAKNNSGDKNSDNKIAIVYAEGEIVDGKGTSTQIGGDRLAKELRKLRLDVKVKAVVLRVNSPGGSATASEVIGREIELIRKQKPVIVSMGNYAASGGYWISMGADQIFAETNTITGSIGVFGLLFNIQDISSQNGITWDIVKMGKFADIQSISRPKTPEELAKLQRIVDLIYERFVSHVATNRKLPKTKVQEIAQGRVWSGSQAKQLGLVDEIGGLDAAIAAAVKKANLGDNWTLQEAPKPRSLEERILENLSGENTRHSVAMPVDPLTDEFLRLKEELSTLTTMNDPKGIYARLPFNLRIE is encoded by the coding sequence ATGAAAGATTTTTTCAAGTTTACATTGGCAAGTTTATTAGGAAATTTAATCGGACTTGTCTTAATTACCACAATGGGAATTGGTGGATTAATTTTCCTGATTATTATGAGTGCCAGTCAAGATTCAGGGCCACAAGTTAAAGATAAATCCGTATTGGTATTTGATTTATCCTTAAGTGTTAGTGATACTGGCCCTAATCCCTCTACTTCAGAAGCACTACAACAAGCCTTATCCGAAAATACTTCCACAGAAATTCAATTAAGAACCTTAGTTCAAAGCATTGATCAAGCCAGCAAAGATAAGAATATTATCGCCCTTTATTTGCAAGGAACTAATAGTCCAACCTCCGCAGGATTAGCTAATTTAAAAGAAATTCGTCAAGCCTTACAACGGTTTAGAGATAGCGGGAAAACCATTATTGCTTATGATATGGACTGGACAGCACCGGAATATTATTTAGCTTCCGTGGCGAATCAAGTCATTGTTAATCCTTTAGGTTCTTTAGATATTAAAGGCTTGAGTTCTCAAGTCATGTTTTTAACTGGTGCATTAGAAAAATATGGTATTGGCGTGCAAGTTACACGGGTGGGGAAATATAAATCAGCCGTTGAACCTTTTTTACTCAAAAAATTAAGTCCCGAAAGTCGGCAACAAACCCAACAATTGTTAGGAAATATTTGGGGAGAATGGTTAAGAACAATTGCTCCTAGTCGTCAAGTTACACCCCAACAGTTACAAGCTTTTTCTAATACGGAGGGAATTTTATTAGCAAATACGGCATTAAAAGGAAAGCTGGTAGATCAGATTGCTTATGGAGATGAAGTGGTTACTAACTTCAAAAAAATCACGGGAGAATCTCCAGAAGAGGATAAGCAATTTCGCCAAATCAGTATTACTTCCTATTCAAAACTACCTGATGTTGCTAAAAACAATAGTGGCGATAAAAATAGCGATAATAAAATTGCCATTGTTTATGCTGAGGGTGAAATTGTTGATGGAAAAGGAACCTCAACTCAAATTGGAGGAGATCGGTTAGCGAAAGAATTAAGAAAACTTCGCTTAGATGTAAAGGTAAAAGCAGTAGTTTTACGGGTTAATAGTCCAGGGGGAAGTGCCACAGCCTCAGAGGTAATTGGACGGGAAATAGAACTGATCCGCAAGCAAAAACCTGTGATTGTTTCGATGGGAAATTATGCCGCGTCCGGGGGATATTGGATTTCAATGGGTGCGGATCAAATTTTTGCCGAAACCAATACCATTACTGGATCAATTGGGGTGTTTGGATTGTTATTTAATATTCAAGATATTTCTAGTCAAAATGGCATTACTTGGGATATTGTTAAAATGGGTAAATTTGCCGATATTCAAAGCATTAGTCGCCCGAAAACCCCTGAAGAATTAGCAAAACTACAACGGATTGTAGACTTAATTTATGAACGATTTGTTTCTCATGTAGCCACGAATCGCAAATTACCCAAGACTAAAGTTCAAGAAATTGCTCAAGGGCGAGTTTGGTCAGGATCACAAGCCAAACAGTTAGGGTTAGTCGATGAAATTGGAGGGTTAGATGCCGCGATCGCAGCAGCCGTTAAAAAAGCGAATTTAGGGGATAATTGGACATTACAAGAAGCTCCGAAACCTCGAAGCTTAGAAGAACGAATCTTGGAAAATTTATCTGGAGAAAATACCAGACATTCCGTAGCGATGCCTGTTGATCCCTTGACAGATGAATTTCTCAGACTTAAAGAGGAATTATCGACCCTAACAACAATGAATGATCCCAAAGGAATTTATGCTCGTTTACCCTTTAATTTAAGAATTGAATAA
- a CDS encoding radical SAM protein: MTLPSKKAPTIGLVEVPALGLYDEEGHNWTALYRRNTLLSKQVLMADLQAGGFDAQLVNLKDGDCREPFGEVTWKGMNLTKAYVGRRIFDVDPDAYDAWGVTVNYTQERQVTCMTIAHLASKGKPVVVGGSDAIAEPEHYLKAGATAIVTDKSGAANWPIFDDVVGTLPREKLTGVLFADGRSYPNRTKAMSPDEWALPSVDVAQQCLGQEYSEEPFIEDLVPIGSVYPDIGCDRKCDFCQTPTYTSGYRRMSPETTLKWIARQKEAGAKCTVMGSDQFLGRVLFPEGREEVLKITKGAREIGMPLLWPNGLELRKATLGRGRNYDHTDLSPDEELIEALWGWDGKVGGFLGYIPAERPVFGRESYAKLLPWRQHCEMMRAIVRVGLPVIVYGFIIGFPDDNHDSLLRLEEAILELHQQLREINPDLEFQVASYSISPIPGTPQGENIRKSGLLRFDDPSIVGGLWTPCCDTHHLSYEEISEWQFRLAQIGKAESKLINYHGGLTKLSTAS; this comes from the coding sequence ATGACATTACCCTCAAAAAAGGCTCCGACCATTGGACTTGTGGAAGTACCCGCCCTGGGATTATATGACGAAGAGGGGCATAACTGGACGGCCTTATATCGACGGAATACTCTACTCAGTAAGCAGGTTTTAATGGCTGACTTACAAGCGGGTGGTTTCGATGCTCAATTGGTTAATCTCAAAGATGGTGATTGTCGAGAACCCTTTGGAGAAGTGACCTGGAAAGGCATGAATCTGACCAAAGCTTATGTGGGGCGACGGATTTTTGATGTCGATCCAGACGCTTATGACGCTTGGGGTGTTACCGTTAACTACACCCAAGAACGCCAAGTCACCTGTATGACCATCGCCCATCTCGCCAGTAAAGGCAAACCTGTTGTTGTGGGCGGTTCTGATGCTATTGCTGAACCCGAACATTACCTAAAAGCAGGTGCAACAGCCATCGTCACTGATAAATCCGGTGCAGCCAATTGGCCGATTTTTGACGATGTAGTGGGAACACTGCCACGAGAAAAGCTGACGGGTGTACTTTTTGCGGATGGTCGTTCTTATCCCAACCGTACTAAAGCCATGAGCCCGGATGAGTGGGCATTGCCATCGGTGGACGTAGCCCAGCAATGTTTGGGCCAAGAATATTCAGAAGAGCCTTTTATTGAAGACCTTGTACCCATCGGCTCAGTCTATCCTGATATTGGGTGCGATCGCAAATGTGACTTTTGCCAAACCCCAACCTACACATCAGGTTATCGGCGGATGTCACCGGAAACCACCCTCAAATGGATTGCTCGTCAGAAGGAAGCCGGGGCAAAATGTACAGTGATGGGTTCTGATCAATTTCTGGGTCGCGTTTTGTTTCCAGAGGGACGAGAAGAAGTTCTAAAAATTACTAAAGGCGCCAGAGAAATTGGAATGCCGCTTTTATGGCCTAATGGTTTGGAACTGAGAAAAGCGACTTTAGGCCGAGGACGTAACTATGATCATACAGACCTTTCACCAGACGAAGAATTAATCGAAGCCCTTTGGGGATGGGATGGCAAAGTTGGGGGGTTTCTGGGTTATATTCCCGCCGAACGTCCGGTTTTTGGCCGAGAATCCTATGCAAAGCTTCTCCCTTGGCGGCAACATTGTGAGATGATGCGAGCCATTGTTCGAGTCGGTCTTCCGGTAATTGTCTATGGTTTTATCATTGGATTTCCTGATGACAACCATGACAGTTTATTGCGTCTTGAAGAAGCCATTTTAGAACTACATCAACAACTGCGAGAAATTAACCCAGATTTAGAATTTCAAGTTGCTTCCTATTCTATTTCTCCCATACCCGGAACACCCCAAGGCGAAAATATCCGTAAATCGGGTTTATTACGCTTTGATGATCCCTCAATTGTGGGTGGTTTATGGACGCCCTGTTGTGACACCCACCACCTCAGTTATGAAGAGATTTCTGAGTGGCAATTTCGATTAGCTCAAATTGGCAAAGCTGAATCTAAATTGATTAACTATCATGGCGGACTGACCAAACTATCAACCGCTAGTTAA
- a CDS encoding DUF427 domain-containing protein: MRTPNPIPPEPGQESVWDYPRPACLEDTNKHLKVICKGIILAETNRGKRVLETSHPPTYYFPPEDIKLEHLIATPKKGLCEWKGRYQYYDVSIGDQYINHAAWCYFEPTPGFESIQEYYGFIASLMDACYVNDEQVIPQPGEFYGGWITADIVGPFKGSPGTYGW; this comes from the coding sequence ATGAGAACACCCAATCCTATTCCACCAGAACCCGGTCAAGAATCCGTTTGGGATTATCCCCGTCCTGCTTGTTTAGAAGATACAAATAAACATCTGAAGGTGATTTGTAAGGGGATTATTTTAGCCGAAACCAATAGAGGCAAAAGAGTCTTAGAAACTAGCCATCCTCCAACTTATTACTTTCCTCCAGAAGACATTAAATTAGAACATCTGATTGCAACACCCAAAAAAGGATTGTGTGAATGGAAAGGGCGATATCAGTATTACGATGTCAGCATCGGTGATCAATATATTAACCATGCCGCTTGGTGTTATTTTGAACCGACCCCCGGTTTTGAGTCGATTCAAGAATACTATGGTTTTATTGCTAGTTTAATGGATGCTTGCTATGTTAACGATGAGCAAGTAATCCCTCAACCGGGGGAGTTTTATGGGGGATGGATTACGGCTGATATTGTGGGGCCGTTTAAAGGTAGCCCTGGGACTTATGGATGGTAA
- a CDS encoding quaternary amine ABC transporter ATP-binding protein has translation MNDSQPKIRIEHLIKIYGENCRDALKLFSQGANREAILQATGQVLGIADVSFTINPGEIFVVMGLSGSGKSTLIRCINRLITPTSGHIYIDDEDIAYIDEKRIRQIRLTKISMVFQHFGLFPHRTVADNVEYGLKLRGISKTQRRKKALEALEVVGLAQWADYRPSALSGGMQQRVGLARALATDAEILLMDEPFSALDPLTRREMQNELLRLQKELNKTIVFITHDTPEALKLGDRIAVMKEGVIVQLATPEELLNQPTNDYIRDFIQDVNRGQILKAGTITRPTLSLILGEDLDQLALQQIQSSNKERIYILNPNKEPVGFLDPKQLDLAIQQDVKNITQFMETNFSKVSETVPLEDVFHLYRHEQNLVVVDEAGKFKGVLKPTDILASLSKFSDNFN, from the coding sequence ATGAATGATTCTCAACCCAAAATCCGCATTGAACATCTGATCAAAATCTATGGAGAAAATTGTCGTGATGCACTGAAACTATTTTCCCAAGGTGCAAACCGAGAGGCGATTTTGCAAGCAACGGGTCAGGTTTTGGGTATTGCAGATGTGTCTTTTACCATTAACCCAGGTGAAATTTTTGTGGTGATGGGGTTGTCCGGTTCAGGTAAATCGACTCTAATTCGTTGTATTAATCGTTTGATTACCCCAACCAGTGGACACATTTATATTGATGATGAGGATATTGCCTATATTGATGAAAAACGTATTCGTCAAATTCGTCTCACTAAAATATCAATGGTGTTTCAGCATTTTGGCTTATTTCCCCATCGAACTGTCGCTGATAACGTAGAATATGGGCTGAAGTTACGCGGAATCAGCAAAACCCAACGTCGGAAAAAAGCCTTGGAAGCCTTGGAAGTCGTTGGGCTGGCTCAATGGGCCGACTACCGACCTTCGGCTCTGAGTGGGGGAATGCAGCAACGGGTGGGACTGGCTCGTGCGTTGGCGACGGATGCTGAGATTTTACTGATGGATGAACCCTTTAGTGCCCTCGACCCCTTGACTCGCCGGGAGATGCAAAATGAATTATTAAGACTTCAGAAAGAGTTGAACAAAACTATCGTTTTTATTACTCATGACACTCCCGAAGCTTTAAAATTAGGCGATCGCATTGCGGTAATGAAAGAAGGAGTAATTGTTCAGCTTGCGACTCCTGAAGAACTATTAAATCAACCGACTAATGATTATATCCGGGATTTTATTCAAGATGTTAATCGAGGACAAATCCTCAAAGCAGGAACCATTACCCGTCCAACCCTTTCCTTAATTCTCGGTGAAGATTTAGATCAACTCGCACTCCAACAGATACAAAGCTCAAATAAAGAGCGAATCTATATACTCAATCCTAACAAAGAACCTGTTGGTTTTCTTGATCCAAAACAGCTTGATCTCGCAATTCAACAAGACGTTAAAAATATTACTCAATTCATGGAAACCAACTTTTCTAAAGTTTCAGAAACTGTACCTTTAGAAGATGTTTTTCACCTTTACCGCCATGAACAAAACCTAGTCGTGGTTGATGAAGCCGGAAAATTTAAAGGAGTTTTAAAACCCACAGATATCCTCGCTAGTCTAAGCAAGTTTAGCGATAATTTTAACTAA
- the proX gene encoding glycine betaine/L-proline ABC transporter substrate-binding protein ProX, with amino-acid sequence MFKYSRVKLLKTLILTILLLIGLINFSSLAQTTTNSDLPGKGVMIRSATSDWIDDRFQAEIINIGLEKLGYKIAPLIAATYPAVYTAVANGDLDFAPIFGDPGHNEFYKNAGGDKKLEKVGLLFPLIQGYQIDKKTADQYKITNLQQFQEPRIAKIFDTDGDGKADLVGCDPGWSCELEMDYHLDAYKLRDTVEINKGNYTALIADALTRYQQGKPVFLYAYSPFWLGDILKVNQDVIWLEVPFTAVRPGYGKVTEKDTSVNGKNLGMVQGKYRVIANQKFLENNPSIRHFFELVKIPSEDMARESSRIKQGEDKPQDIRRHAEEWIKENQTQFEGWINQIKQINNNPEAPSSSIPNPTNPEALNKLNILLNPFQLYTIPLAHWITTAINFLVDHFRPFFQAIRIPISWVLEEIRRLLLTIPPLIFLLLLGLTTWKLAGRRVGIFSVLALTLIGFIGQWEAAMISLALVITAVIFCILVGIPLGVACARSNRFEQGFLPLLDVMQTLPTFVYLVPVIMLFGIGEVPGVIATIIYALPPLIRFTNLGIRQVSTEFVEVGYAFGSTPRQILWDVQIPLAIPTILAGVNQTVLFSLGMSVIASMIAVPGLGLTVLQGMGRLDVGMAAVGGLAIVLLAILLDRITQAIGKVN; translated from the coding sequence ATGTTCAAATATTCAAGAGTAAAACTATTAAAAACATTAATTTTAACAATTCTATTGTTAATCGGTTTAATCAATTTTTCCTCCTTAGCACAAACCACAACTAATTCAGATCTACCTGGAAAAGGCGTGATGATTCGTTCCGCAACAAGTGATTGGATTGACGATCGATTTCAAGCTGAAATTATTAATATAGGCTTAGAGAAACTCGGTTATAAAATAGCGCCCCTGATAGCAGCAACTTATCCGGCTGTCTATACCGCAGTGGCGAATGGAGATTTAGATTTTGCGCCCATTTTTGGAGATCCTGGACATAATGAATTTTATAAAAATGCGGGCGGTGACAAAAAATTAGAGAAAGTGGGTCTACTGTTTCCCCTGATTCAAGGTTATCAAATTGATAAAAAAACGGCTGATCAATATAAAATTACTAACTTACAACAATTTCAAGAGCCGCGTATTGCCAAGATCTTTGATACCGATGGAGATGGGAAAGCGGATCTCGTAGGTTGCGATCCCGGTTGGAGTTGTGAGTTAGAAATGGATTACCATTTAGATGCTTACAAACTGCGGGATACTGTAGAAATTAATAAGGGAAATTATACCGCCTTAATTGCAGATGCTTTAACTCGTTACCAACAAGGAAAACCAGTTTTTTTGTATGCTTATAGTCCCTTCTGGTTGGGTGATATTCTGAAAGTAAATCAAGATGTTATCTGGCTGGAAGTTCCTTTTACTGCTGTTCGCCCAGGTTATGGAAAAGTAACTGAAAAAGATACATCTGTCAATGGTAAAAATCTGGGAATGGTTCAAGGAAAATATCGAGTAATTGCTAATCAGAAATTTTTAGAAAATAATCCATCTATTCGACATTTTTTTGAACTCGTTAAAATCCCTTCTGAAGATATGGCTAGAGAAAGTTCTCGCATTAAACAAGGTGAAGATAAACCCCAAGATATTCGTCGTCATGCTGAAGAATGGATTAAGGAGAATCAAACCCAATTTGAAGGGTGGATTAATCAAATTAAGCAGATTAATAACAATCCCGAAGCACCCTCATCCAGTATCCCGAATCCAACTAACCCAGAAGCTTTAAACAAGTTAAATATTCTATTAAATCCCTTCCAACTTTACACAATTCCTCTCGCTCATTGGATTACCACCGCCATTAATTTTCTAGTAGACCACTTTCGCCCCTTTTTCCAAGCCATTCGGATTCCGATTAGTTGGGTACTTGAAGAAATTCGCCGTTTATTGTTAACAATTCCTCCTCTGATTTTCCTGCTGCTGTTGGGTTTAACGACCTGGAAACTAGCTGGGCGAAGAGTCGGAATTTTTAGCGTACTAGCCCTTACTTTAATTGGTTTTATAGGACAGTGGGAAGCAGCAATGATTTCCCTGGCTTTGGTCATTACGGCGGTGATCTTTTGTATTCTTGTGGGGATTCCGTTGGGTGTGGCTTGTGCACGCAGTAACCGATTTGAACAAGGGTTTCTCCCCCTTCTGGATGTGATGCAAACCCTACCCACTTTTGTTTATTTAGTTCCGGTGATTATGTTATTTGGAATTGGGGAAGTTCCGGGAGTAATTGCTACAATTATCTACGCCCTTCCTCCCTTAATTCGGTTTACAAATTTGGGAATTCGACAAGTCTCGACCGAGTTTGTTGAGGTGGGTTATGCGTTTGGTTCAACCCCTAGACAAATCCTCTGGGATGTGCAAATTCCCCTGGCTATCCCGACAATTTTGGCGGGAGTCAATCAAACGGTATTATTCTCTCTGGGAATGTCGGTTATTGCTTCGATGATTGCAGTTCCAGGGCTGGGTTTAACGGTATTACAAGGGATGGGACGTTTGGATGTGGGAATGGCGGCGGTGGGGGGACTAGCAATTGTTTTGTTGGCTATTTTACTTGATCGAATTACTCAAGCCATTGGAAAGGTGAATTAG
- a CDS encoding TIGR00297 family protein: MIHELVWLNPWLFAIALNTVLISLGVILAKTLLTTAGWLHAWLLGVLIWGCLGWQGYVIVAFYFLVGSGVTRIGKAEKEAAGIAEKRGGARGPENVWGSALTATLCALGVFVLEGFFPDAVELQPWIPLLLLGYVASFSTKLSDTCGSEIGKAYGKSTFLITTLKPVPKGTEGAVSLEGTLAGVVASIIVSVLGYSIGLIDIWGILWCVIAAFIATNLESVIGATLQTKFTWLTNEIVNFINTLIGAISAILFGFYGQFFS, encoded by the coding sequence ATGATTCATGAATTAGTGTGGCTTAATCCTTGGCTATTTGCGATCGCTTTAAATACAGTTTTAATTAGTTTAGGGGTAATTTTAGCCAAAACCTTATTAACCACCGCCGGATGGCTGCACGCTTGGCTGTTGGGGGTACTAATTTGGGGGTGTTTAGGATGGCAAGGTTATGTAATTGTGGCGTTTTATTTTTTAGTGGGGTCGGGTGTGACTCGCATTGGAAAAGCTGAAAAAGAAGCCGCCGGAATTGCAGAAAAACGAGGCGGTGCTAGGGGGCCAGAAAATGTCTGGGGTTCGGCGTTAACGGCCACATTATGTGCGTTAGGAGTCTTTGTCCTAGAGGGTTTTTTTCCTGATGCAGTTGAACTACAGCCTTGGATTCCGCTATTATTATTAGGATATGTTGCCAGTTTTAGTACAAAATTATCTGATACCTGTGGAAGTGAAATTGGTAAAGCCTATGGCAAAAGTACCTTTTTAATTACCACCTTAAAACCCGTTCCTAAAGGGACAGAAGGGGCTGTAAGTTTAGAAGGAACATTAGCAGGTGTTGTGGCTTCTATTATTGTTTCTGTTTTGGGTTATAGTATTGGGTTAATTGATATCTGGGGGATTCTTTGGTGTGTTATTGCTGCGTTTATTGCGACGAATTTAGAAAGTGTGATTGGGGCAACCTTACAAACAAAGTTTACCTGGTTAACCAATGAAATTGTGAATTTTATTAATACATTAATCGGTGCGATCTCAGCTATCCTTTTCGGTTTTTATGGGCAATTTTTCTCCTAA